The following coding sequences are from one Rathayibacter sp. SW19 window:
- the lysA gene encoding diaminopimelate decarboxylase, producing the protein MIDLSLYPAGTGLDDRGRLIVGGCAVADVVEQFGTPAYVIDEGALRTRAREYREAFATRHPNSLVLFASKSFPSASVIGAIAEEGCGSDVAAGGELLIAVAGGADPSRMVLHGNAKTDADIQTALDAGVRYIVIDNLDDVDRIARLASALVPVLLRVSPAVDASTHSAMATGSDASKFGIPSGQIEGVIARIRREPMLELRGLHAHIGSQILDVAQFEAEVAALGRLEHFPVYDLGGGLGVRYVSEDVAPSVDEYAERVVAAVHRHLGADVELLVEPGRSMVAPNGITAYRVVTVKHGVRTHVAVDGGMGDNLEVSLYGQPFQPSIIDKTGPLETVDVVGRHCESGDTLVRDIPLVHPEVGDLLTVPVTGAYCYTMSNNYNAALRPPVVFCREGVARLAVRRENIDDLLRREQLIERDRR; encoded by the coding sequence ATGATCGACCTGAGTCTGTATCCCGCGGGCACCGGCCTCGACGACCGTGGTCGGCTGATCGTCGGCGGCTGTGCCGTGGCCGACGTCGTCGAACAGTTCGGCACCCCGGCCTATGTCATCGACGAGGGCGCACTGCGGACGCGCGCACGCGAGTACCGCGAGGCGTTCGCGACACGGCATCCGAATTCGCTGGTGTTGTTCGCTTCGAAAAGTTTCCCTAGCGCATCCGTCATCGGGGCGATCGCCGAGGAAGGCTGCGGCAGCGATGTCGCGGCCGGCGGCGAGCTGCTGATCGCCGTGGCCGGCGGCGCCGACCCGTCGCGGATGGTGCTGCACGGCAACGCGAAGACGGATGCCGACATCCAGACCGCGCTCGACGCCGGCGTGCGCTACATCGTGATCGACAATCTCGACGACGTCGACCGGATCGCGCGGCTCGCGAGCGCGCTGGTGCCGGTGTTGCTGCGGGTGAGCCCGGCGGTGGATGCGTCCACGCACTCGGCGATGGCCACCGGAAGTGATGCATCAAAGTTCGGCATTCCGTCGGGGCAGATCGAGGGGGTGATCGCCCGCATCCGCCGCGAACCGATGCTCGAACTGCGCGGACTGCACGCGCACATCGGCTCACAGATCCTCGACGTTGCTCAGTTCGAGGCGGAAGTTGCCGCCCTCGGCCGACTGGAACACTTCCCGGTCTACGATCTCGGCGGCGGGCTCGGCGTGAGATACGTGAGCGAGGACGTCGCGCCATCCGTCGACGAGTATGCGGAGCGTGTCGTCGCTGCGGTGCACCGGCACCTCGGTGCGGACGTCGAGCTGCTCGTCGAGCCGGGCCGGTCCATGGTCGCGCCGAACGGCATCACGGCGTATCGCGTGGTCACCGTCAAGCACGGCGTGCGCACACATGTTGCAGTCGACGGCGGCATGGGCGACAACCTGGAGGTATCGCTCTACGGGCAGCCGTTCCAGCCATCCATCATCGACAAAACCGGGCCGCTCGAGACGGTGGATGTCGTCGGCCGGCACTGCGAATCCGGCGACACTCTCGTGCGCGACATCCCGCTCGTGCACCCGGAGGTCGGCGACCTGCTGACGGTGCCGGTGACCGGCGCCTATTGTTACACGATGTCGAACAATTACAACGCCGCACTTCGACCGCCGGTCGTGTTCTGCCGAGAGGGTGTCGCCCGCCTGGCCGTGCGTCGCGAAAACATCGACGACCTGCTCCGCCGTGAACAACTGATCGAGCGTGATCGCCGGTGA
- a CDS encoding xylulokinase has protein sequence MDNGPAVIGIDLGTSSVKVIAVAQDASVLGRTRRSYPTARPVAGAAEQSPKDWLNALKSALGELAGVVDPQRWAAFGLSAMLPTLVELDAVGNPVGPAITWEDGRAEGEGARLRELLGPDHGYRLTGARIDGRYLLPMHERRRASAGHGYAGAERARDDADLTIAGAKDYLFQALTGELLTDPSTAAGFGCFDIGAGRWDDTARALLGDVRLPEIAASGRWLPLRAELADSLGCGRVPVVLGAADSVLGAYGLGVTAAGQTAYIAGTSTVILTVSRQPVFDREQRFLVTPMAEVGYGLEMDLLATGSALAWLAELLGLSGGPAELVALASDAPASAAPVFLPYLAPGEQGALWDPRLAGAVNGLSLGTTRASLARGLLNGIIVESRRCLAVLDGAVAAGAAEPICVSGASATSALFRQDLADAAGRPVSVAGSEHDHSALGAAYWAAGAALDWSLEPASHASIIEPDPTRSALWDDRAAEHDAGRRALYPEAAQ, from the coding sequence GTGGACAACGGCCCGGCCGTCATCGGTATCGACCTGGGCACCTCCAGCGTCAAGGTGATTGCGGTTGCGCAGGATGCGAGCGTTCTCGGCCGGACTCGACGCAGCTATCCGACTGCTCGGCCGGTAGCAGGGGCGGCCGAACAGTCGCCGAAGGACTGGTTGAACGCGTTGAAGTCTGCTCTCGGCGAGTTGGCCGGCGTTGTCGACCCGCAACGGTGGGCCGCCTTCGGACTTTCTGCCATGTTGCCGACGCTCGTCGAACTGGATGCCGTCGGCAATCCTGTGGGGCCCGCGATCACCTGGGAAGACGGCAGAGCCGAAGGCGAAGGCGCCCGCCTGCGCGAGCTGCTCGGCCCCGATCACGGCTATCGTCTGACCGGAGCGCGGATTGACGGCCGCTATCTGCTGCCGATGCATGAGCGGCGACGCGCATCCGCCGGTCATGGTTATGCGGGCGCGGAGCGGGCGCGCGACGACGCAGACCTCACAATTGCCGGGGCTAAGGACTATCTGTTCCAAGCACTGACGGGCGAACTTCTGACCGACCCGAGCACGGCGGCCGGCTTCGGCTGCTTCGACATCGGAGCCGGCCGCTGGGACGATACTGCGCGTGCACTGCTCGGTGACGTTCGGCTGCCCGAGATCGCAGCTTCGGGCCGGTGGCTGCCACTGCGTGCCGAACTGGCCGACAGTCTCGGCTGCGGGCGTGTGCCCGTCGTGCTGGGCGCAGCCGACTCCGTGCTCGGCGCGTACGGACTCGGGGTCACTGCTGCAGGGCAGACGGCCTACATCGCCGGAACGAGCACGGTGATCCTCACGGTAAGCAGGCAACCGGTGTTCGATCGCGAACAACGGTTCCTCGTGACGCCGATGGCCGAGGTCGGTTACGGTCTGGAAATGGACCTCCTCGCCACCGGTTCCGCGCTGGCCTGGCTCGCTGAACTGCTGGGCTTGAGCGGAGGGCCTGCCGAACTCGTCGCGCTCGCCTCGGACGCGCCAGCATCAGCCGCACCCGTCTTCCTGCCCTATCTGGCTCCTGGGGAGCAAGGCGCACTGTGGGATCCACGGCTTGCCGGCGCCGTGAACGGATTATCGCTCGGAACGACGCGTGCGAGCCTGGCCCGCGGGCTGCTGAACGGAATCATCGTCGAATCCCGTCGCTGCCTGGCCGTACTCGACGGCGCAGTAGCCGCGGGTGCGGCCGAGCCGATTTGCGTGTCGGGCGCGAGCGCGACATCCGCATTATTCAGGCAGGACCTGGCCGATGCCGCCGGCCGCCCGGTTTCCGTTGCGGGCAGTGAGCACGACCATTCCGCTCTCGGCGCCGCGTACTGGGCCGCAGGCGCAGCCCTCGACTGGAGTCTCGAACCGGCGTCGCACGCGTCGATCATCGAACCGGATCCGACGCGCAGCGCTCTCTGGGACGATCGTGCGGCGGAACACGATGCGGGGCGTCGGGCACTCTACCCGGAGGCCGCACAATGA
- a CDS encoding aspartate aminotransferase family protein, which yields MTFDQDFATRTVRTRERFERAKRSIPGGAGSTARLPRNGWNPYPLIIAEGRGSRLRDVDGNEYIDYLLGLGPMILGHRHPVVTKAVADAISDYGTCFGLPYDLEIEAAEKVVAAVPGIEQVRFTNSGSEAVGTAVRLARATTGRRIVVRFEGHYHGWQDTVYWSNHVDPELAGPADHPRPVAMGPGVPEELAGTLEVLTWNDPESFARLMDERGDEVAAVLTEPAVFNTGCILPEPGYLELLRSETRKHGALLIFDEVITGFRFARGGAQEYFGVLPDLTTLAKGLGGGFPVAAVGGTLEAMHMIADGSYSHSGTYNANMIQCAAVSATMDVLAEPGLFERQRALGYRLADGLKTLADEAGIDAYVEGLGTVFQLWFAKQPIKNWREAVTSANEPAFTRWYQEMIVRGVLFHPLQFENLFVSLVHTDADIDETLNVAEDALAVVAKEFPAVQPQH from the coding sequence ATGACCTTCGACCAGGACTTCGCCACTCGCACCGTTCGGACCCGTGAACGGTTCGAGCGCGCGAAACGGAGCATCCCGGGCGGGGCGGGGAGCACCGCTCGCCTGCCGCGCAACGGCTGGAACCCCTACCCGCTAATCATTGCAGAGGGCAGAGGCTCGCGGTTGCGCGATGTTGACGGGAACGAGTACATCGATTACTTGCTGGGGCTCGGTCCGATGATTCTCGGCCACCGGCATCCGGTCGTCACGAAGGCGGTCGCCGACGCGATCTCGGACTACGGTACGTGCTTCGGGCTGCCCTACGACCTGGAGATCGAGGCGGCCGAGAAGGTCGTTGCCGCCGTGCCCGGCATCGAGCAGGTGCGGTTCACGAACTCGGGGTCCGAGGCGGTGGGCACGGCTGTGCGGCTTGCGCGAGCCACGACCGGTCGGCGCATCGTCGTACGCTTCGAGGGCCACTACCACGGCTGGCAAGACACGGTGTACTGGTCGAACCATGTCGACCCGGAGCTGGCTGGGCCAGCCGATCACCCGCGACCGGTGGCGATGGGGCCGGGTGTTCCTGAAGAGTTGGCCGGAACCCTCGAAGTGCTCACCTGGAACGACCCGGAAAGCTTCGCGCGGTTGATGGACGAGCGCGGCGACGAGGTTGCAGCGGTGCTGACGGAGCCGGCTGTGTTCAACACCGGGTGCATCCTGCCGGAGCCGGGCTATCTCGAGTTGCTGCGTTCCGAGACGCGAAAGCACGGTGCGCTGCTGATTTTCGACGAGGTCATCACCGGTTTCCGCTTTGCGCGAGGGGGAGCCCAAGAGTACTTCGGTGTTCTGCCTGACCTCACTACATTGGCGAAGGGGCTGGGCGGCGGATTCCCGGTGGCGGCGGTCGGCGGCACCCTCGAGGCGATGCACATGATCGCAGACGGCAGCTACTCGCACTCCGGCACCTACAACGCGAACATGATCCAATGTGCCGCTGTCTCTGCGACGATGGACGTGCTGGCCGAACCTGGGCTGTTCGAGCGTCAACGTGCGCTGGGTTATCGCTTGGCCGACGGGCTCAAGACGCTCGCGGACGAGGCGGGAATCGATGCCTACGTCGAGGGGCTCGGCACCGTGTTCCAGCTCTGGTTCGCGAAGCAGCCGATCAAGAACTGGCGCGAAGCGGTGACGAGCGCCAACGAGCCGGCATTCACGCGCTGGTATCAGGAGATGATCGTGCGCGGTGTGCTGTTCCACCCGTTGCAATTCGAGAACCTGTTCGTCTCGCTCGTGCACACCGACGCAGACATCGATGAGACGCTGAACGTTGCAGAGGATGCGCTCGCTGTCGTCGCGAAGGAGTTCCCGGCCGTGCAACCGCAGCACTGA
- a CDS encoding leucyl aminopeptidase family protein, giving the protein MRQTTLVTLDELPLGKCPVQVGLFCAEDAGEAGGELGRGEGQRNGTGSAGHSSGAGAKLVGGRGAEAILRMSGIDIAHLAAQAPGFTGAVGQSQTIVVSAADASRTTFVVIGLGAQKAFDATALRDASARSAGGQRSLFATTLALELDADGDSAVRAVVEGIGLGGYRYQAAGVQQTGAEQHDPAALIVTSQVVSDSVVRRARVFADAANWVRQLVETPSSVLGPVEFAAAITAHAAAVAAGAVTVSVWSRDQLSERGFAGTLGVGAGSDREPCVVELSTAGVGAPIALAGKGITFDSGGINLKKDPGELAWMKSDMAAGAAVAAAVIAAAALGAAVPMTALVPVAENMPGGGALRPGDVLTHPDGRTTEVVDTDCEGRLVLADAVAWLAKSAPRALIDVGTLTDSGGVGPALWGCWGTAPALAAEMVDAGVRAGEPGWQLPLVPSYAGLLPSIVADAANAPRDVPDSGQLAATFLRPFAGSTPWLHIDNGSGAYLEHDFSPWPAGATGSPVRALIEFLCSPTLADAFVLDT; this is encoded by the coding sequence ATGCGCCAGACGACGCTCGTCACTCTGGACGAACTCCCGCTTGGGAAGTGCCCGGTGCAGGTCGGGCTGTTCTGCGCCGAGGACGCGGGCGAGGCGGGCGGCGAGCTGGGTCGGGGCGAGGGTCAGCGCAACGGCACGGGCAGCGCTGGGCACAGCTCGGGGGCCGGTGCCAAGCTTGTGGGCGGTCGCGGCGCCGAAGCGATTCTGCGCATGTCGGGGATCGACATCGCCCACCTGGCCGCGCAGGCACCGGGCTTCACTGGTGCCGTCGGGCAGAGTCAGACGATCGTCGTCTCCGCTGCCGATGCGAGCAGGACGACGTTCGTCGTTATCGGCTTGGGAGCGCAGAAAGCCTTCGATGCCACGGCATTGCGCGATGCGTCAGCTCGCTCGGCCGGTGGCCAGCGTTCGCTCTTTGCGACGACGCTCGCGCTCGAACTGGATGCAGATGGCGACTCCGCGGTGCGTGCAGTGGTCGAGGGCATCGGCCTTGGAGGCTATCGCTATCAGGCGGCAGGCGTTCAGCAAACGGGCGCTGAACAGCATGACCCCGCAGCGCTTATCGTCACAAGTCAGGTCGTCTCTGACTCCGTTGTTAGGCGCGCTCGCGTCTTCGCCGATGCTGCGAACTGGGTCAGGCAGCTCGTGGAAACGCCATCCAGCGTGCTCGGGCCTGTCGAGTTCGCCGCAGCGATCACGGCACATGCCGCCGCGGTCGCCGCAGGAGCGGTGACCGTCTCGGTGTGGTCGCGCGATCAGTTGAGCGAGCGAGGCTTCGCAGGCACGCTCGGCGTCGGGGCAGGCAGTGACCGGGAGCCCTGCGTTGTCGAACTGAGCACCGCTGGCGTCGGCGCGCCGATCGCGCTGGCAGGCAAGGGGATCACGTTCGATTCCGGTGGGATCAACCTCAAGAAAGATCCCGGTGAGTTGGCCTGGATGAAGTCCGACATGGCGGCCGGTGCAGCCGTTGCCGCCGCGGTCATCGCCGCGGCCGCGCTCGGTGCTGCGGTGCCGATGACGGCGCTTGTGCCCGTGGCTGAGAACATGCCCGGCGGCGGCGCACTTCGGCCGGGAGACGTACTGACGCATCCGGATGGTCGAACGACGGAGGTGGTCGACACCGACTGCGAGGGTCGACTGGTGCTCGCGGATGCCGTCGCCTGGCTCGCGAAGTCCGCCCCGCGAGCGCTCATCGACGTCGGTACGCTGACCGACTCGGGCGGTGTCGGGCCGGCACTGTGGGGCTGCTGGGGCACGGCGCCGGCACTCGCTGCCGAAATGGTCGACGCGGGTGTTCGCGCAGGGGAGCCCGGCTGGCAGCTGCCGTTGGTTCCGTCATATGCGGGCCTGTTGCCCTCGATTGTCGCTGACGCGGCGAACGCTCCGCGCGACGTTCCGGACTCTGGACAATTAGCGGCGACCTTCCTTCGCCCGTTCGCCGGGAGCACGCCCTGGTTGCACATCGACAACGGGTCGGGCGCGTACTTGGAGCATGACTTCTCGCCCTGGCCGGCGGGGGCGACCGGTTCGCCCGTGCGGGCACTGATCGAGTTCCTCTGTTCGCCGACTCTCGCGGATGCGTTTGTCTTGGATACTTAG
- a CDS encoding ABC transporter substrate-binding protein — protein MKVIQRFTAVIAVALLAVTGLAGCSGASDSSNVLRIGASAPIDSLNPFVSSSDYSSVVYQYVYPHLTEYDAQLKIVPSFATSWSTSADNLTWTFHTVKNAKWSDGQPLTAKDAAFTMTMMLKYQNGPTGQLAGWVAHLKSATAPNDSTLVLRYDTTVANVLTQMQAVHILPEHVWSKLATGNGKQITTFQNTVPMVSGGPFTMTKYQKNQLALFDVNPNWYGTKPKISGFGLQFFANGDAMVTALKTGQVDMIGESTPATAVATLKAAKMVVSTAPNVGFYDFIINTNPKKKANRELLNPKVREAFEYAINREDIVKTAWLGFAQIGSTIVAPATGWNDDQIKPLPFDIAKANAILDSLGYAKGADGIRVADGHPMSYPLIFPTEINGAGDRMFQIIQAGFKQIGVEIQMRKMDTDAATTAINGANNTYDTFDLAMWDWIPPVDPDFILSVLTCSQWGNNNDSGFCDPKYDAMYQEQGTLVDRAARQAKINEMQQYIFDQRPYIVLNYQDVIEAHSPKWTGFVMSPLVGSVNNLSTQTLIDVHRVK, from the coding sequence ATGAAGGTCATCCAGCGGTTTACTGCGGTCATCGCTGTTGCACTGCTCGCCGTCACAGGCTTGGCCGGCTGCAGTGGTGCCAGCGATTCATCGAATGTACTCCGCATCGGTGCCTCAGCGCCCATCGACTCGTTGAACCCGTTCGTTTCCAGCTCGGACTACAGCAGCGTGGTCTATCAGTACGTCTACCCGCACCTCACCGAATACGACGCGCAGCTGAAGATCGTGCCGTCGTTCGCAACGAGCTGGAGCACGTCGGCGGACAACCTCACCTGGACATTCCACACCGTAAAAAACGCCAAGTGGTCGGATGGTCAGCCGTTGACGGCGAAAGACGCCGCATTCACAATGACGATGATGTTGAAGTACCAGAACGGCCCGACCGGCCAGCTCGCGGGGTGGGTCGCCCATCTGAAGAGCGCGACTGCGCCGAACGACAGCACCCTTGTGCTGCGCTACGACACGACCGTCGCAAATGTCTTGACGCAGATGCAGGCGGTGCACATCCTGCCCGAACACGTCTGGTCAAAATTGGCGACAGGCAACGGCAAGCAGATCACCACATTCCAGAACACGGTGCCGATGGTCTCCGGCGGCCCGTTCACGATGACCAAGTACCAGAAGAACCAGCTGGCCCTGTTCGATGTCAACCCGAACTGGTATGGCACCAAGCCCAAGATCAGTGGGTTCGGCCTTCAGTTCTTCGCCAACGGCGATGCGATGGTGACCGCGCTCAAGACAGGGCAGGTCGACATGATCGGTGAATCGACGCCTGCGACGGCCGTCGCAACGCTGAAGGCGGCCAAGATGGTCGTCAGCACGGCGCCGAACGTGGGGTTCTACGACTTCATCATCAACACCAATCCCAAGAAAAAAGCCAACCGTGAGCTGCTGAACCCCAAAGTGCGCGAAGCGTTCGAATACGCGATCAATCGCGAAGACATCGTCAAGACCGCCTGGCTGGGCTTCGCACAGATCGGGTCGACGATTGTTGCACCCGCCACCGGCTGGAACGACGACCAGATCAAACCGCTGCCGTTCGACATCGCCAAAGCCAATGCGATCTTGGATTCGCTGGGGTACGCGAAAGGCGCGGACGGCATCCGCGTTGCCGACGGGCATCCGATGTCCTATCCGCTGATCTTCCCGACCGAGATCAACGGGGCCGGTGACCGGATGTTCCAGATCATCCAAGCCGGTTTCAAACAGATCGGTGTTGAGATCCAGATGCGCAAGATGGACACCGATGCCGCGACGACCGCGATCAACGGGGCCAACAACACCTACGACACGTTCGATCTCGCGATGTGGGACTGGATTCCCCCGGTCGACCCCGACTTCATCCTCAGCGTGTTGACGTGCTCGCAGTGGGGCAACAACAATGACAGCGGGTTCTGCGACCCGAAGTATGACGCGATGTACCAGGAGCAGGGCACTCTGGTCGATCGCGCCGCTCGACAGGCCAAGATCAACGAGATGCAGCAGTACATCTTCGATCAGCGCCCCTACATCGTGCTCAACTACCAAGATGTCATCGAGGCGCACAGCCCCAAGTGGACCGGATTCGTGATGTCGCCCCTTGTCGGTTCTGTCAATAACCTGTCGACCCAGACGCTCATCGATGTGCACAGGGTGAAGTAG